The Candidatus Nitrosopumilus sp. SW genomic sequence CTTCCAGATGAAAGTTGGGAATACAGATACACAGAAGACTTGATTGTTTTTGGAGGAGGTAAAGGGCAGCCACAAAACACTAGTGAATTAAATGCATTATGTCAGGATGTAATAGATGTAGCAAAAAAATATTCTGCTAAATTCATTTACACGTTAGGGGGATTTCATACAAATAGACCCTACAAAAATAATCCAAAAACATACATCACTACAACATCAAGAGAGTTAACAAAACAGATGGAAGGATTGGGAGTAGACATCACGCCACAAAAATCAATCATCACAGGGTTTAATGGGTTAATCTTAGGATTTGCTAAAAAAAATGAAATCCACGGAATTGGTATGTATGGAGAACTTAACGAGCCTGAAATACCCCAATATCGTGCAGCAATTAGCATAATCAAAACTCTTGAAAAACTAACTTATAGAAAATTTGGAGATACCAGCAGATTGGAAGTTATGGCTCAAGAAATTGAAAGAAAATTCAAAAATTAATTTTTAATGAGAGTTTCCTACTGGGTGAGGTTCAGTATTTTCATCATGACAATCACAAGAACATAAATGAGTTTTGTGATTATTCATACAGTCAATGCATTCAAAGTGTTTTCGAGTTTCACAAGCAGCACAGATCATCTTATTATTGATATTTTACTAGATGAATTTGAATTTTTTCTTAGTTTTTGCATACTAATACTCTATTTTGCTTCTACTTAGTAGATCATGAGTTAAGTCAACATATCCCTGTGGATCTAATTCTTTTACAAATCCACCATCAATGTTAATCAAATAGACTGAATGCAGACGAGCATTCAAAATATCATCATATTCTATTGGAGGATTTTTGTAGTATCGATCACAAAGATCTTTTACTTTTTGAACATCTTCTTTTTTTCTTGCACTAGGAGGAAATAAGAAGATTTTTGGAATTGGTAAAACTCCAGTGGCAGGGCTTGCTAATGAGAACTTGGAACAATGTTGACTATACCTTGCAATCTTACTCATTATTCTTGCAGTAAAATAATCTATTGTATCCATTGCATGTTCGGGGGGAGTAAACCCAGTTTCAATTTCAATAATGGTATTTCCTCCACCTTTCTTTGCAAAAATATCACAAACTAAAATTTCCGAAATATCTTTTTCCACTTCTACAGCATATCCTCTAGAAATCAAATTACTTGCACAAATTAGTTCCAAAATAGAATGATTAATTTTTACCAAGTTTTTTTGATACATTTCAATTAATTGTTGCCGAACATAGTTTAATTTTGGAAGGTCTTTTTCAAGTAAATCTACAGATAGTTTTTCGGTCATACGATATACATCATTTCTAAATTTTTCTAAATCCATAATTCAAGATTAGATAAATTTGGGGGTTTAAGAACAATCTGAAATTAAACTCTTTTTTTAAGCATAAATCTTGTCAAAATTAATCAAATAAAATTGAAAGTTAGCGAATTTTTATTCATACTTTATCTTAACAATAAAAATCAACACAACATCAAGTGTACAAAAAGGCAGGCATAGTAGGAATATTTTCATTCTTAATGTTATTTTCACTTGTTCAGACATCTGAGGCAGAATTATGGGAGTTAATTATTGACCTCAATGTAGAGAAAGGAGCAATAGTTTCAGGGGAAACAGTAGTAGTAACTGGCAAAGTCGTAGACCATGCATACAAACCAATCAGAGGCGCAGAAATATTGATCAGAACAGGTTCTGAAACAACAAAAGCATTCACGGATCCATGGGGGGTTTTCAAAGGAGAATTCAAAGACTTTGAAAGAGTTCCAGGAACTTATACAGTTAATGTAATTGCAACATGGTACGGTATGACAGGATTAGAAACCACACAGTTTCAAGTAAAAGGAGACGCATCACCTGTTTCATTATTACAACAAAAATTAGACACAGAAGAAGCAATAAAATATCTTAGTTCAAATGAAAGTGATTTTGAAAAAGATCCAATAGGACAAACACTCTTCAAGTATTATCATGGATTATTACAAGAATTAATTTTAGAAAATAAAAAAGCACTGCAACCAAATGAAGACGAATTGTATGTAGAAGAACAAAGAACAATTGCAAAAGACCTTACAGAACAAGCAATTGAAGAATATAGTCCAAGTAACGGAGTGTTTGAGGGTTTGAACTATGATGACTATGTTAATAGTTTAGACTCTGAAATTCGAGATATTGTAGTTAGCCAATTGAATTTTACAAAGAATTTGTTTGAAGAAGCCCAAATTGCAAGAGCGCAAATTATTGCAAATGGAGGAACATATGAAGAAGCCCAACAAGCATATCTAGAAATGATTACAGTTCCAAGAGAAAAATTAGAGGAATTTAATGAGCAAAAACTTGAGGAATTAGAAAGTTCTGAGGAATCATCAGAAGAAAGTTCTGAGGAATCATCAGAAGAAAGTTCTGAGGAATCATCAGAAGAAAGGTCTGACGAAAAGAACGATTGATAAATTCTACGTGTGTCTTATATTCAAAATTCACCTAAAGGATTTATGAAAATAGATATTCCAATTCCATGCCCAAGTTGTGGCGGAAAAATGTATTCAGTTTGCTACGAATCATCATTTTCTCTTCTAAAGAAAAGAAGCTGGCAAGTATGCAAAGAATGCAGTTTTGAAAGAAATTCAGAAGATTTTAAAAAATCAATTTGCTGTGCGTAACAGCACATTTTTTCTAAACAATTTTTAACGATGTAGGATAGAAAAATCATAGATTGAAAATATTTCACAAATCCACTTGCATTACGTGTAAAAAGATGATATCAGAAGTTGAAAGGATGAATGCAGACATTGAAAAACGGGATTTTTTCAAAGATCCACTTTCAGAATCAGAGTTGAAAAAAATTATAAAAATGACAGGAAAAAAACCTTCAGAGTTATTGAGAAAACGTGATAAAATGTACAAAGAATTAGATTTAGAAAATAATAAAAAAACAGATGCTCAAATTATTAAATTAATGATTAAGCATCCAGGTTTAATTTTAAGACCAATTATCATATCAAAAAATAAAGCATTTGTTGGAAAAGTAGATACAGCAAAAATAAAATAATTTTAAGGATTTTCTTTTTTGAATATCCTAATAGCTTCCAAGTGAGAGCAATTTGCTTTTATTCCCTTACCATGATGAAATTTGTAAAAATTTTTGAATCCGGGACATTCACAAGTATCAGACGTTACAAAATAGGACTTTTCAGGATCAGATGAGGACTTTATTTGAAATAAATCATCGTCAATTTTTGAAACACCGCCACTTTCAACTAATTTTTTTGCTTTTCGAATTGTGTTTGCACTCATAACATTACAAAAAACATCTTATTTTTTATTCTTTAATTTTTTTAACATGTTTGACCACTGTTCATCTTGTGACATCGCATTCTCATAAAGAAGTTCAAAAGTCCATGCAATAATTTCGCGCCAAATTGCTTTAAGAGATTCATCGTCAGTCCACAGAACACTAGTTTTAACAGCATTCATTGCAAGGATGTTTTTTGCATTTTTTGTAGTATTTTTGCTCCATTTTTCTATCACCCTATCACAAAATTCTAAAATCTCATTCTTTGATAATACTAATTCATCAGGATCAAATAGATTTTTTGTGTCAGATTTACCAGTTTTTACCATATTTTACCAATGCCGATGAGAATTATAATTTTTTAGAATAATATTTTCATAAATTCTTAAATAACTTTGTTACTATAATATATTGACGAGAGACCTGCTTTTCTGCCCAGAATATGCCTAGAGTTCGTTTCACTCTCGTCAAAATATTTTTGAGCCTGTTTTCAAATGATTATAAACTGATTTTTGTATTTGGGATTATTGGGCATGAAGAGATATGTTGCAACAAGGGCTGTAACAATGTTTGGAGTTTTAATGGTCACACTGTTAATCACAATTTCGTTAGTAGGATCAAATATGGATACCATTCTAAAGCAAGGAATAGTTTTTCAAGTACGTTCTGAAATAACTGAAAATCCTGCCATTGCAGAAAGTTTTTCATCAGTAGAAGAATTTGAAAGATTCATTCAAAGTCAGATTGAACAAAGAACCAAAGTTTTAGGTCTAGATGAACCATGGTATTCACCTCAAAGAATAGGATTGACAATGTACAAAATATTATTATTGGATTTTGGTCATGCAACTTTTCTTACAAGTGACGCAGGTTCATCAGATGTAAAGGACATAATTTTTGAAAAACTTCCAAGAACAATCCTATTATTCACAACTGCTACAATAATTATTTCAGTAATTGGTATTTTCTTAGGGGCATTGTCTGCAAGTAAAGTTGGATCAATCATAGATAGAATTACGTCAAGTTTTGCAATTATCAGTTCTAGTTTTCCAGTTTGGTGGATTGGAATGTTGATGATATTTTTGTTTTCTTTCACATACCAAATATTTCCTGCAAGAGCAACTCCAGATATCCCATCATCAGATCCAGGATACATTGGTTCGCTGTTATACCATATGGCATTACCACTAATCACAATTGTAATGATTGGTTTTGGTTCATGGGCATATTTGGTAAGAAATTTCATGGTAGGAATTATGCAAGAAGACTTCATCATGGCAAAAAGAACAATAGGAATAAAACAAAAAAAGATAATCTATACACATGCATTAAAAAATGCAGCACCACCAATCGTTACGATTTTAGCTCTTAGTCTTTCAGGATCCTTAGGAGGTGCAATAATTACAGAAGCAGTATTTGATTGGCCAGGAATGGGTAGACTGTATTTTGAGGCAATTACAGTTATGGATTTACCTGTAATAATTGGAGCCACATACATTCTAACAGTATTCTTCCTTGTCAGCATATTCATTGCAGATTTGCTTTATGGTTACTTTGATCCAAGGGTGAGAACAGGTCAATGAGCAGTATAACACCACAGGAAATTAAACAAGAGTTTCTTAAAAGTAAAATTGGGATTGTCGGAATCACTATTCTTGGAATTCTTATTGCCATATCAATAATTGCAATTATTTCAATTCCAGTAGAGACATTTCAAGAGTGGAACAATCCAGGAAACTGGATCCTATATCCCAAAGTGGCAATTCCAATATGGGTAAATCTTTTCATGACAGAAAAAATTCCAGAGCACAAGATTCTTGAAAATCCAAATATTCAAACATATTCAGAAGGTGAAATTATGTTGTCATCCCATAAATTTGGTGTTAATTTTGATTATGGGTTTTTTCCAAATGATTTCATCTATGTGTTCTCATCAGAATATTCTGAATCAGTGTTATTACAAATGTCAGTAATAAGACCTGATGGTATAAAATTGGAATTATTATCTACATCATTACCACATTCTAACACAAAAACAATTCACAGTGAAAGAATTTTTTCAACAGATGAATCAATGAAAAAAAAATTATTGTTGCAATCAGACTTGTTTGAATTTGATTTGGAAGGACTGTCATCTGAAGACATTGTTTTTTCAAACACCAAAACAAATCAACCTCTTAAAGGAAATTACATTTTTTCAATTGACATGTATTCAGTAAATTCAGAAATCAAAAATCATGAATCCAAATTAATCATAGGTGGAAAGGCATTTGGAATAATGGGAACCGATGAATTGAGACGAGACCTTGCCATAGGATTGTTATGGGGAACACCACTTGCATTGTTCATTGGTCTAGTTGTATCTATTGCATCAGTAATAATGGGATTGTTGTATGGCGTATATGCAGGATTCAAAGGTAAAAAAACAGACGAAGTGATGATGAGATTCAATGATGTCATCTACGCGTTGCCAGCATTGCCATTTCTCATTATTTTATCAGTCACAATAAGTAACAGCATATTCGTTTTGGTAGGATTTTTAATGATTTTTGGTTGGGTAGGCATTGCAAAGGTTGCCAGAAGCATGTCTCTTCAAATCAAGACTAGGGGATACGTAGATGCAGCTAACATGATGGGACAAAAAAATTCTAAAATTGTGCTTAAACATATCTTACCTCAATTATTGCCATATGCATTTGCAAGTATTGCAATATCAGTTCCAGCAGCAATAACAACAGAAGCAGGTTTGAGTTTTCTAGGGTTAGGCGATCCATCATTTCCAACATGGGGACATATCCTTCATGATGCAAACACATTTGGAGCAGCAGCAAGGGGATTATGGTGGTGGATCATGCCACCAGGAGTAATGATAGCAATTGCAGGACTTGCATTTGTGTTTATAGGAAATGCTCTTGATGCAATAGTTAATCCAAAATTAAAACGATGATTAGAAATAACTTCGAATAATGCCTATTGCAGAATCATTTAGTTTTATTGTATAAGTTTGAGAGTTTGGATCAGTTGCTTTTGTTTCGGCTAAAATTTCAGTAAATTTTGTTTTTTCTTCTTCAGTAGCTCCTGCTTCATGAGTGCAAAGATTGAAAGCTTTGAGATTAAGATTGTTTTTTAACAAATGTGCAATAAATTGTTTATACTCTTCAGGATTTGTCCAATCTTTGTTCTTTTCCCCGCATGCGGAAATCCATACGTCAACAGAATTGTGAAAGATTACCTTTTGGCGAATTTCATCAAGAGACATTTTTAGAAGTCAGCACGTTGCATTTTGGAACCACATCGAGGACAAGAGCCACCTTTGTGTTTATTGTTACATACAAGACATACGTAACGTACACCACCAGAGCCACCTTGTGAACCCATTCCAAAGAATCCACCACCTCCAGTGCCAGAATCGCTACCACCATAACCGCCTCTCATACGATTCATGTATCGTCTTCTCAAAATTAATGGAAATGCGATAAATATTGCAAGTGCAGCTCCCAATCCATACGGAAATGGCAATACCATCTGAAGTCCAATACTGATAGCTAATGAAGCAAATAAGAATATCAAATAAGTTTTGTAATTAAACAATTCATAGAAAGTACCTTCAAAAAGGTTATAAAGTTTTGTTAGTTTTTTTAAAATTCCACTATAATTTTGAAGAATTATTTTATTGAAAGAGGGATAGAATTTCCCCCACTATCCCAAGCAAAAATAGAATCATCAGTATAAGGAGATTTTACAATCACGGAAACTAATCCAAAGAAATTATTCAAATCAGTAACAGAAGGTTCAGCTGAACCACTGGGATGAGAATGAACAATACCAACATAACTCATATCAAAAGGCAAAAAAGAATGAGGGAATCCTGCAAATGTAGGTCCAGTGTAATTAAATGGTGGAATCACAAGTCCATCGATGTTAATTTCACCATTTTTTGATTTTCCTTTAAGAATCAAGATTCCTTCATTAGGATGTTTCATTTGGCAATATGAGAGAATGCTATCAAGAACTTCTTTTTGAAGTATGACCTTGCGTTCAAATTTTTTCTTTTTGAATAACATGAAAGTTATAAAATTTTAAACTAATTTAATTTTAAGACATCAAAACAGTATATTTTGTGTTTGAGAATAAACGTAATTTTTTCTCAATTTCAGATACAAGTTTAGGTATATCAGAGTCAATTTCATCAACTTCAGCCTGAAATGTTTCAGATTTTAGTTGTAAATCACCCTTATTTTCAGATGCTTTAGTAAATTCAGATTCCAATGATGTTAATTTTTCAGAGCGTAAAGAATCCAGTTCATCAGACATTTGTTGATATTTTTCAAAATATTTTGAAACCTGAGAGATAAATCCATCCAGAGTCTCCTCAGTTTCAGTAATTTGAGACAATGTTTTATCAACATCTTTTACAGATATAGAACCCGAAACGATGCCTTTTCTAACATTTTCTAAAATCAGAATTACAGAATCTTTG encodes the following:
- a CDS encoding PAC2 family protein — encoded protein: MDFKQELEPDVEKPIIIAAMQDMGNVGSIVINFINESLRTKTFRVSKTPFPTYVVDRGGYIDLPDESWEYRYTEDLIVFGGGKGQPQNTSELNALCQDVIDVAKKYSAKFIYTLGGFHTNRPYKNNPKTYITTTSRELTKQMEGLGVDITPQKSIITGFNGLILGFAKKNEIHGIGMYGELNEPEIPQYRAAISIIKTLEKLTYRKFGDTSRLEVMAQEIERKFKN
- a CDS encoding carboxypeptidase regulatory-like domain-containing protein: MYKKAGIVGIFSFLMLFSLVQTSEAELWELIIDLNVEKGAIVSGETVVVTGKVVDHAYKPIRGAEILIRTGSETTKAFTDPWGVFKGEFKDFERVPGTYTVNVIATWYGMTGLETTQFQVKGDASPVSLLQQKLDTEEAIKYLSSNESDFEKDPIGQTLFKYYHGLLQELILENKKALQPNEDELYVEEQRTIAKDLTEQAIEEYSPSNGVFEGLNYDDYVNSLDSEIRDIVVSQLNFTKNLFEEAQIARAQIIANGGTYEEAQQAYLEMITVPREKLEEFNEQKLEELESSEESSEESSEESSEESSEESSEERSDEKND
- a CDS encoding ArsC/Spx/MgsR family protein gives rise to the protein MISEVERMNADIEKRDFFKDPLSESELKKIIKMTGKKPSELLRKRDKMYKELDLENNKKTDAQIIKLMIKHPGLILRPIIISKNKAFVGKVDTAKIK
- a CDS encoding ABC transporter permease: MKRYVATRAVTMFGVLMVTLLITISLVGSNMDTILKQGIVFQVRSEITENPAIAESFSSVEEFERFIQSQIEQRTKVLGLDEPWYSPQRIGLTMYKILLLDFGHATFLTSDAGSSDVKDIIFEKLPRTILLFTTATIIISVIGIFLGALSASKVGSIIDRITSSFAIISSSFPVWWIGMLMIFLFSFTYQIFPARATPDIPSSDPGYIGSLLYHMALPLITIVMIGFGSWAYLVRNFMVGIMQEDFIMAKRTIGIKQKKIIYTHALKNAAPPIVTILALSLSGSLGGAIITEAVFDWPGMGRLYFEAITVMDLPVIIGATYILTVFFLVSIFIADLLYGYFDPRVRTGQ
- a CDS encoding ABC transporter permease — protein: MSSITPQEIKQEFLKSKIGIVGITILGILIAISIIAIISIPVETFQEWNNPGNWILYPKVAIPIWVNLFMTEKIPEHKILENPNIQTYSEGEIMLSSHKFGVNFDYGFFPNDFIYVFSSEYSESVLLQMSVIRPDGIKLELLSTSLPHSNTKTIHSERIFSTDESMKKKLLLQSDLFEFDLEGLSSEDIVFSNTKTNQPLKGNYIFSIDMYSVNSEIKNHESKLIIGGKAFGIMGTDELRRDLAIGLLWGTPLALFIGLVVSIASVIMGLLYGVYAGFKGKKTDEVMMRFNDVIYALPALPFLIILSVTISNSIFVLVGFLMIFGWVGIAKVARSMSLQIKTRGYVDAANMMGQKNSKIVLKHILPQLLPYAFASIAISVPAAITTEAGLSFLGLGDPSFPTWGHILHDANTFGAAARGLWWWIMPPGVMIAIAGLAFVFIGNALDAIVNPKLKR
- a CDS encoding Mov34/MPN/PAD-1 family protein translates to MLFKKKKFERKVILQKEVLDSILSYCQMKHPNEGILILKGKSKNGEINIDGLVIPPFNYTGPTFAGFPHSFLPFDMSYVGIVHSHPSGSAEPSVTDLNNFFGLVSVIVKSPYTDDSIFAWDSGGNSIPLSIK